The Castor canadensis chromosome X, mCasCan1.hap1v2, whole genome shotgun sequence genome includes a region encoding these proteins:
- the Tcp11x2 gene encoding T-complex protein 11-like X-linked protein 2 isoform X1, giving the protein MYNAFWDHLKEQLSSTPPDFTCILELIKNVKEILLSLLLPRQNRLKNEIEETLDMDLLRQETEHGALNVSHLSNYIVNLMALLCAPVRDEAVHKLENIKDPVQLLRSIFHVLGLMKMDMVNYTIKNLQPYLQENSVQYERAKFQELLDKQPNFLDCTTKWLNKAVIDLTTSFPSSDSPSSSSSIAYPSSDQEANNSEPPSLTMVLYQAYLNVLLWDHTNEEFPETLLMDRIRLQKLKSKLNHLTILASVLLVARSFSGSVLFSSPKFVDKLRCITKTLTEEFNSKPEEAMLNVSEQVSQEIYQGLKDMGLTALSNESKASLIGQLRNIAKKENCIRTIIEQRIHLFLKCCLVRGMRESLLDFPGGLPFIEGELAELGWKFVSLMHHNEHIFTPYYAEVLKNVISPVQLQETEAKPI; this is encoded by the exons ATGTACAATGCTTTCTGGGATCATCTGAAAGAGCAGCTATCAAGTACTCCTCCCGACTTCACTTGTATTCTTGaactaataaaaaatgttaaggaG ATCTTGCTATCGCTGCTATTACCACGCCAGAACCGTCTAAAAAATGAGATTGAAGAAACTCTGGACATGGATCTCCTCAGGCAGGAAACAGAGCATGGAGCTCTGAATGTTTCTCATCTTTCTAACTACATTGTCAATTTGATGGCCCTGCTGTGTGCACCAGTTCGAGATGAAGCAGTGCATAAACTAGAGAACATTAAAGATCCAGTGCAGTTACTGAG GAGCATCTTCCATGTTCTGGGCCTGATGAAAATGGACATGGTGAACTATACTATCAAGAACCTTCAACCCTACCTGCAGGAAAATTCTGTCCAGTATGAACGAGCTAAATTCCAGGAACTCCTTGACAAGCAGCCAA ATTTTCTTGATTGCACCACAAAATGGCTAAACAAAGCAGTCATAGATCTCACTACATCATTTCCGAGTTCTGACTctcccagctcctcctccagcaTAGCATATCCATCTTCAGATCAGGAAGCTAACAATTCAGAGCCTCCTAGTCTCACAATGGTGCTCTACCAAGCCTACCTGAATGTCCTTCTCTGGGATCATACAAATGAAGAATTTCCTGAG ACTCTTTTGATGGACAGAATTCGGCTTCAGAAGTTGAAGTCCAAGTTGAACCACTTAACTATCCTGGCCTCAGTTCTGCTAGTGGCTAGAAGTTTCTCTGGTAGTGTTTTATTCAGCTCACCTAAATTTGTCGATAAACTGAGATGCATCACCAAGACCCTGACAGAGGAATTTAACTCCAA GCCTGAAGAGGCTATGTTGAATGTGAGTGAACAAGTGTCTCAGGAAATCTATCAAGGCCTCAAGGACATGGGTCTCACTGCTCTGAGCAATGAAAGCAAGGCATCGCTTATAGGCCAGCTCCGGAACATTGCCAAGAAAGAGAACTGCATTCGTACCATTATTG AACAGCGGATCCATTTGTTTCTCAAATGCTGTTTGGTTCGTGGCATGAGGGAGTCTCTGCTAGACTTCCCTGGAGGCCTTCCTTTCATTGAAGGGGAGTTGGCAGAACTAGGCTGGAAATTTGTCAGTCTGATGCATCACAATGAGCATATCTTTACTCCATACTATGCTGAGGTCCTAAAAAATGTCATCTCTCCAGTTCAGCTAcaagaaacagaagcaaagccTATCTGA
- the Tcp11x2 gene encoding T-complex protein 11-like X-linked protein 2 isoform X2 — protein MYNAFWDHLKEQLSSTPPDFTCILELIKNVKENRLKNEIEETLDMDLLRQETEHGALNVSHLSNYIVNLMALLCAPVRDEAVHKLENIKDPVQLLRSIFHVLGLMKMDMVNYTIKNLQPYLQENSVQYERAKFQELLDKQPNFLDCTTKWLNKAVIDLTTSFPSSDSPSSSSSIAYPSSDQEANNSEPPSLTMVLYQAYLNVLLWDHTNEEFPETLLMDRIRLQKLKSKLNHLTILASVLLVARSFSGSVLFSSPKFVDKLRCITKTLTEEFNSKPEEAMLNVSEQVSQEIYQGLKDMGLTALSNESKASLIGQLRNIAKKENCIRTIIEQRIHLFLKCCLVRGMRESLLDFPGGLPFIEGELAELGWKFVSLMHHNEHIFTPYYAEVLKNVISPVQLQETEAKPI, from the exons ATGTACAATGCTTTCTGGGATCATCTGAAAGAGCAGCTATCAAGTACTCCTCCCGACTTCACTTGTATTCTTGaactaataaaaaatgttaaggaG AACCGTCTAAAAAATGAGATTGAAGAAACTCTGGACATGGATCTCCTCAGGCAGGAAACAGAGCATGGAGCTCTGAATGTTTCTCATCTTTCTAACTACATTGTCAATTTGATGGCCCTGCTGTGTGCACCAGTTCGAGATGAAGCAGTGCATAAACTAGAGAACATTAAAGATCCAGTGCAGTTACTGAG GAGCATCTTCCATGTTCTGGGCCTGATGAAAATGGACATGGTGAACTATACTATCAAGAACCTTCAACCCTACCTGCAGGAAAATTCTGTCCAGTATGAACGAGCTAAATTCCAGGAACTCCTTGACAAGCAGCCAA ATTTTCTTGATTGCACCACAAAATGGCTAAACAAAGCAGTCATAGATCTCACTACATCATTTCCGAGTTCTGACTctcccagctcctcctccagcaTAGCATATCCATCTTCAGATCAGGAAGCTAACAATTCAGAGCCTCCTAGTCTCACAATGGTGCTCTACCAAGCCTACCTGAATGTCCTTCTCTGGGATCATACAAATGAAGAATTTCCTGAG ACTCTTTTGATGGACAGAATTCGGCTTCAGAAGTTGAAGTCCAAGTTGAACCACTTAACTATCCTGGCCTCAGTTCTGCTAGTGGCTAGAAGTTTCTCTGGTAGTGTTTTATTCAGCTCACCTAAATTTGTCGATAAACTGAGATGCATCACCAAGACCCTGACAGAGGAATTTAACTCCAA GCCTGAAGAGGCTATGTTGAATGTGAGTGAACAAGTGTCTCAGGAAATCTATCAAGGCCTCAAGGACATGGGTCTCACTGCTCTGAGCAATGAAAGCAAGGCATCGCTTATAGGCCAGCTCCGGAACATTGCCAAGAAAGAGAACTGCATTCGTACCATTATTG AACAGCGGATCCATTTGTTTCTCAAATGCTGTTTGGTTCGTGGCATGAGGGAGTCTCTGCTAGACTTCCCTGGAGGCCTTCCTTTCATTGAAGGGGAGTTGGCAGAACTAGGCTGGAAATTTGTCAGTCTGATGCATCACAATGAGCATATCTTTACTCCATACTATGCTGAGGTCCTAAAAAATGTCATCTCTCCAGTTCAGCTAcaagaaacagaagcaaagccTATCTGA